One genomic segment of Mus pahari chromosome 4, PAHARI_EIJ_v1.1, whole genome shotgun sequence includes these proteins:
- the Tchhl1 gene encoding trichohyalin-like protein 1, which yields MSRLLRGVFCVVKIFHKYATEDGDNQATLTRTELRQLLEGEIGDFLQPHVFHAVERKLNLLDFDRDGTISFEEFLLAIFSLLNPSCLDISLLNSEPRLMSKSEKIDAVDFGAVAGNIQQVVGVGPTQERLIFPSEMASSGQPSDEEGEVGDEPMVSPCEDITTHDLPRNVSEPNDPENQQPKEDAREVAENVPATEYNGVQFKRNTAVEVPKQSTSSTQEIPRERSKPSRRQSDTKISDHMIQRPTEDEENTSTTQDPFLQKKGPSGSEHTDLPVVAATGKSSQTQETFELTDDTKLSETQETGKDGGRIPPETTNLEEPNADARAAESLGLPAQEREHKIRGQSVQSRSRNVSETSSRGEQEEEWKEHERITRSPAPEAETRDEKCQESPGSWKENDAKKGSAVKDPSSEEGNQNLPEVKEDSISGKEARHSEEDTVDALAINKNSPAAEETLGTRERSQELAPLEKQSQRKKHRATRTQDKPVRKEDHDEGEDSELSVTQSDEGFCETPNSLAPEAGKSSSEIAEPHVPEDAQSQADHHGDAKQESHTNNPDPRKQGAPGKSSREQEAVVLSIQEDEQLPEGQGQSAREKHDGLSSRTKGGPGAAVESSEGEEVQEAIAGSENRKSLEAESSEAQ from the exons ATGTCAAGGCTCCTGAGAGGTGTCTTCTGTGTCGTTAAGATATTCCACAAGTATGCCACTGAGGATGGCGATAACCAGGCCACACTGACCCGCACAGAGCTGAGACAGCTTCTTGAGGGAGAAATTGGGGACTTCCTTCAG CCACATGTCTTTCATGCTGTGGAGAGAAAGCTGAACCTTCTGGATTTTGACAGAGATGGTACCATCAGTTTTGAGGAATTTCTTCTTGCAATCTTCAGCTTATTGAATCCCTCTTGTCTTGACATATCATTACTAAATTCAGAACCAAGACTGATGTCTAAATCAGAGAAGATAGATGCTGTGGATTTTGGGGCAGTCGCTGGAAACATTCAGCAGGTAGTAGGGGTTGGGCCAACTCAAGAAAGGCTCATATTTCCATCAGAAATGGCATCATCAGGTCAGCCCAGCGATGAAGAAGGTGAGGTAGGTGATGAGCCTATGGTGAGCCCATGTGAAGACATTACGACCCACGACCTGCCAAGAAATGTGTCTGAGCCAAATGACCCTGAAAACCAACAGCCAAAAGAAGATGCTCGGGAAGTCGCAGAAAATGTACCAGCAACTGAATACAATGGAGTCCAATTTAAGAGAAATACAGCAGTAGAAGTACCCAAACAGAGCACCAGTTCAACACAGGAgatcccaagagaaagaagtaaacCATCCAGGAGGCAAAGTGACACCAAGATAAGTGACCATATGATACAGAGGCCAACTGAAGATGAGGAAAATACTTCTACAACACAAGATCCATTCCTGCAGAAAAAAGGCCCCTCCGGGTCAGAGCACACTGATTTGCCAGTAGTAGCTGCCACTGGGAAATCATCTCAAACACAGGAAACTTTTGAGCTTACAGATGATACTAAACTATCTGAGACTCAAGAAACTGGAAAGGATGGTGGCAGAATACCACCTGAAACCACAAATTTAGAGGAGCCCAATGCTGATGCTAGAGCAGCTGAGAGCCTCGGATTGCCAGCACAAGAAAGAGAACACAAAATAAGGGGCCAGTCTGTTCAAAGCCGGAGCAGAAATGTTTCAGAAACATCTAGTAgaggagaacaggaggaggagtgGAAAGAACATGAAAGAATAACCAGATCTCCAGCACCAGAAGCTGAAACACGGGATGAGAAGTGTCAAGAATCCCCAGGATCATGGAAGGAAAATGATGCCAAAAAGGGCTCTGCTGTGAAAGATCCAagctctgaagaaggaaatcagAATCTCCCTGAAGTTAAGGAAGACTCTATCTCAGGAAAAGAGGCAAGACACAGTGAGGAAGATACAGTAGATGCACTTGCAATCAACAAAAACAGCCCTGCAGCTGAAGAGACACTGGGAACAAGAGAAAGGTCCCAAGAGCTGGCACCACTTGAGAagcaatctcaaagaaaaaagcatAGGGCCACCAGGACTCAGGACAAGCCAGTCAGGAAGGAGGACCACGATGAGGGAGAAGATTCTGAGTTATCAGTTACACAGAGTGATGAGGGCTTTTGTGAAACTCCCAACAGCCTGGCTCCAGAGGCAGGTAAGAGCAGCTCAGAGATAGCTGAGCCACATGTACCAGAGGATGCACAGAGTCAGGCAGACCACCATGGGGATGCTAAGCAAGAAAGTCACACTAACAACCCAGATCCCAGGAAGCAGGGAGCTCCAGGTAAGAGCAGCAGAGAGCAGGAGGCAGTAGTGCTGTCAATCCAAGAAGATGAGCAGCTtccagagggacagggacagtctGCCAGAGAGAAGCATGATGGTCTGAGCTCAAGGACCAAAGGAGGCCCAGGGGCAGCTGTGGAGTCCAGTGAGGGAGAGGAGGTACAGGAGGCCATAGCTGGGAGTGAAAACAGAAAATCCCTAGAGGCAGAGAGTTCGGAGGCCCAGTGA